In Desulfomonilia bacterium, the genomic window ATAACGGACAATCCGACAGCGCCAACCTCAATTACCCTTGCCCCTCTTCCCGGGTATAAACCGGTTGTCTCAATATCGATTAAAACAAAATCATACAGCATACATTCCGATTGCATATGAAGCTATTTGGTCTCCCTTTAAAACATAATATTGAATTGTCACTCTGCTGCATTTTCATGTAATTTCAATAATTTGACAATCAGAATTTTGACAGCATTTGAATTGTAATAGAAAACCTTGCACAAAAATATCCCTACTCGACAACCCTGTGACGCAAAAAATGTGATGACTATACTTTTCCAATATTCAGATTGCGATGCTTGCTTGCCCAACAGCCTTTGTTGTAAAGGTAACCCATGATGCCCGATCTCGAACCCCTAATCGAGCAGTACCGCATGTACCTTCTGAACCAGAAGGGGCTGTCGCGCGAGACCTACCGGGCATACATCAACGACCTCAAGGACATGGCGGAATTCTTCACGGAAAAAGGCAGCCTCGACCGCATGGTGGTACGCTCATACATGATGCATCTGCACTCGCATTTCAGAGTAAACTCCATCAACCGCAAATTAAGCGCGGTCAAAGGCTTTTTCGATTTCGCCATGAAGCTGACCGATGATATCAAACAGAACCCCTTTTCACATGTGCGTTCGCTCAAGCGCAAGGAGGAGCTGCCATCATTCTTGAGCCCGGAAGAGGCGGCCGACCTGATAGATAAGCCGGATGACCTGAGGGACCATGCGATACTCGAGCTTCTCTACTCCACCGGTGTGCGTGTGGGCGAGGTCGAGTCCATGAACTGCTCCGATATCGACCGGCACTCGGGATTTATCAAGGTGACTGGAAAGGGTTCGAAACAAAGGACGATCCCTGTCGGCAAAAAGGCGATCGACGCCATCGACGCCTACCTGAGGACGCGCGGCATAGCGGACGCCATATATTCGAACGAGCCCCTCTTCCTCAACAAGCGCGGCGGCAGGCTGGGCTCCAGAAGCATCCGAAGGGTTGTATATAACCGGTCCCTGGAGGCGGCAGTACCAAGGCATATAAGCCCGCACTCACTCAGACACAGTTTCGCATCGCACATGCTCGACGCAGGCGCCGATCTCAGGTCGATACAGGAGATGCTGGGCCATGCATCGCTATCAACCACGCAGCGCTATACTCACCTTGAGCTTGACAAGCTGATGGCGGTGTACGACAAGTCGCATCCAAGGGCCAAGGGTTAAGAAGGCGCTTTAAAAAAGCCGCTGCTTGAGAATATAAGGGAATGCCTTCTTGAAAATCACGGCCGCTGCCACTAATCTTCAACAGGAAGGGGAGGTTTTATGGAAACCATGCATGCAACCACAATTTTATGTGTAAGGAAAAACGGCCATGTCGTCATAGCGGGCGACGGGCAGGTCACGATGGGCAATTCCGTGGTGAAGGCCACGGCGAAAAAGGTCCGCAAGCTCTATGAAGGCCAGGTGCTGGCAGGCTTCGCAGGCTCAACGTCCGATGCGTTCACTCTTTTTGAGCGTTTCGAGGCAAAGCTCAAGGAATACCGGGGAAACCTCGCAAGGGCCGCGGTCGAACTCGGCAAGGACTGGCGAACCGACCGCATTCTTAGGCGGCTTGAAGCCCTCATGATTGTGGCGGATAAGGAAAAGACCCTTATGCTCTCAGGCTCCGGCGATGTCATAGAACCCGACGACGAGGTCTGCGGAATCGGCTCGGGCGGTGCTTACGCCTATGCGGCGGCGCTCGCACTTTTGCGCAACACGAATCTCGATGCGGCCGAGATAGCGAAGAAGTCTATGGCCATAGCATCGGACATATGCATATATACGAATACAAATATCACAACCGAGGAACTTTAAATGAAGGAATTAACCCCGAGACAGATAGTTGCAGAACTCGACAAATACATAATCGGCCAGGACAAGGCTAAAAAGGCCGTTGCAATTGCACTCAGAAACAGGCTCCGCCGCCAGAAGGTGACCGGAGACATGAAGGATGACATATATCCCAAGAACATAATCCTCATCGGCCCCACAGGTGTAGGAAAGACCGAGATCGCAAGAAGGCTCTCCAAGCTCTCGAACGCGCCCTTCATAAAGGTCGAGGCCTCTAAATACACCGAGGTGGGCTATGTCGGCCGCGACGTGGAATCCATGATACGCGACCTCGTGCGCATGGGGGTGCAGATGGTGCAGAAGGAAGAGAGCGAAAACGTAAAGGTAAAGGCCGCCGAAAATGCCAAGGAAAGGCTGCTTGACGCGCTCCTTCCTCTCGGCAAAGAAGCGCAGGAAACGCATGCGGATACCAGAGAGAAATTCAGGACAATGCTCGATGAAGGAAAGCTCGACGACAGGCCGGTCGAGATAGAAACGAACGAGACTCAGACACCCCATGTCGAGATATTTTCGGGCCAGGGCATGGAAGAGATGGGCTTCGACTTCCAGGGTATGCTCTCCAACATCATGCCCAAACGCTCAAAAAGAAGAAAGATGAAGGTC contains:
- a CDS encoding tyrosine-type recombinase/integrase codes for the protein MMPDLEPLIEQYRMYLLNQKGLSRETYRAYINDLKDMAEFFTEKGSLDRMVVRSYMMHLHSHFRVNSINRKLSAVKGFFDFAMKLTDDIKQNPFSHVRSLKRKEELPSFLSPEEAADLIDKPDDLRDHAILELLYSTGVRVGEVESMNCSDIDRHSGFIKVTGKGSKQRTIPVGKKAIDAIDAYLRTRGIADAIYSNEPLFLNKRGGRLGSRSIRRVVYNRSLEAAVPRHISPHSLRHSFASHMLDAGADLRSIQEMLGHASLSTTQRYTHLELDKLMAVYDKSHPRAKG
- the hslV gene encoding ATP-dependent protease subunit HslV, with translation METMHATTILCVRKNGHVVIAGDGQVTMGNSVVKATAKKVRKLYEGQVLAGFAGSTSDAFTLFERFEAKLKEYRGNLARAAVELGKDWRTDRILRRLEALMIVADKEKTLMLSGSGDVIEPDDEVCGIGSGGAYAYAAALALLRNTNLDAAEIAKKSMAIASDICIYTNTNITTEEL